From Stegostoma tigrinum isolate sSteTig4 chromosome 1, sSteTig4.hap1, whole genome shotgun sequence:
atctcGTTCAAAGGCAATGATACTATCTTTGACCAAGACTGCTACACCTCCTCTCTTTTTGCCCACCCTGTTTTACTAAAATCCTTATAACCCAGCATGTTAAGTATCTAGTCCCATTCTGTCTTGAGTCATATTTTCATCAATGCTACTATGTCAGATCCCCCAGAGCAAATGCTTGCTCAGGTTTTGACACCAGATCCTCTGTAATCCCCTTCTCAGTTGTTGTGAATGGGCTGAGCTCTCCCAGAATCCTCCTCAGTCACTTCTCACAGCCACCCTCTCACCTGACTGTgtctttttttagattagattagattccctacagtgtggaaacaggccctttggcccaacaagtccacacctccccttacTTCAACTACAAGCCCAACAAGTCTTACCTCCCAACTACCAGACTAGCCTGCCCTGACCTAACTACCACTCTTACTTGGCTACCTATCTTTGACCTGACTGCCCATGCACCCAcattaatatatttaaaatgctttttatggaatgtgggtgtcattggcaggccagcatttactgcccatctcaagttgcccttgagaaggtggtggtgaactgccttcttgacctgatgCAGTCCACCTgttatgggttgacccacaatgccattagggagggagttcccaAATTATCACCCAgcaaatggcaatatattttcaagttaggaaggtgagtgacttggaggggaacttgaaagtggcggtgttcccatatatctgctgcccttgtccttcttgttggaagtagtcatgggtttagaaagtgcagtctcagcatctttggtgaatttctgcagtgcagcttgcaGGTAGTACATAGCGCTGCTCCTGAGCATCCATGAtgaagagagtggatgcttgagcatatggtgccaatcaagtggactctTTTATcctgaatagtgtcaagcttcttgagttttgttagaaatgcactcatccaagcaagtggggagtattccatcccattcttgacctgtagattgtggacaggttttggggagtcagaaggtaaattacttgctgcagtattcctagcctctgacctgcttctgtagccagtgtgtttatgtgtttaggtagtgagttcagttgagtttctggtcattgatagcctccagggtgttgatagtgggggattcagtgatggtaatgccattgaatgtcaagcggCAGTGGTTACATTTTCCATTATTGGTGAATGTCATatcctggcatttgtatggcgcgaatgttacttggcacttgtcagcccaaacctgaatattgttcagatcttgttgcatttgaacatggactgcttcagtatctgcggagtcataaatggtgctgaacattgtgcaatcatcaacgaaCATTCCaagttctgaccttatgttggagggaaggctATGAACGAAGCatagaagatggttgggcctaggatactatcctgaggaactcctgccgagatgtcctggagctgagatgactagcctccaacaaccatgaccatcttcccatgtgccaggtatgactccaactttGCCCCgaatccagttttgctcgggcttttTGATGCCACAAttggtcaaatgcagtcttgatgtcaagggctgtcattcttacctcacctctgtttgaaccaagactgtaatgagatcaggagctgagaggccctggcagaacccaaactgggcatcactgagcaggttattgctgagcaggtgctgtttgatagcactgttgatgataccttccatcactttgctcatGATCAAAAGTAGACTAATGGGGtcgtaattggctgggttggatttatcctgtttTTTTATGTAtaagacatacttgggcaattttccacattattagtaaatgccagtgttattactgtactggaacagcttggttaggggagaggcaagttctggagcataactcttcagtactattgctagaatgttgtcaggacccagtACCTTTGGAATATCCATTGACTCCAATTGTTCCTTGAtaacacatggagtgaattgaattcatGTCTGTAATGAattctggaggaggccaagatggatcattcacttggcatctctggctgaagattgctgcaaaagtttCAGCCTTTTCTTTTACCATGATGTGCTCAGCTTTTCCATCATTGATGGTAGAGATATTTGTGTATTTCTATACtggaatacatgtgacaataaaggctattctattctattccagtgagttgtttaatattccaccaccattcacaactggatgtagcagaactgcagagcttagatctgattagTTGGATGTGGAATCACTTAGCACTttctatcacttgctacttatgtTGTTTTGCACGCAAGTAGTCTTGTTTGATGGTTTCATCAGGTTGATacttcattttcaggtatgcctggtgatGCTCTTGGAATGACCTCTAGCACTCACTATTGATCCGGGGTtaatcctctggcttgatggcaatggttgagtgggggatatgccgggccgtGAAGTGACAGATTGTGCTGGGGTACAATTTGGCTGTTGTTGATGCCCCACAGTGACtcgtggatgcccagttttgacttgttcgaagtctgtcccatttagcacagtgatagtaccacacaacacgatggaagttatcctcagtgtgaaggtgggactttgacTCCATAAGGACTGTGAAGTTGTCACTCTTACCgaaactgtcatggacagatgcatctgcagccaacAGATCAGTAAggttgaggtcaagtatgtttttccctcttgctggCTCCCTCACCACATGCCCCAGGCCCAGTCTAGTGGCTTTGCCCtgtaggacctgaccagctcgatcagtagtcctgttgccgagccactcttggtggtggacattgaaatcccccacccagagtacattttgtgcccttgccatcctcggtgcttcctccaggtgttgttcaaaatggaggagtactgattcgtCAGCTGAGGGAGAGAAGTCTATGTGGTaaacagcaggaggtttccttgcctatgtttaaccTGGAGCTATGAGGCTTCAtgaggtccagagtcaatgttgaggattctcaGGGCAACTCCGTTCcaactgtacaccactgtgctgccactccTGCTGGGTTTCGCTTGCCAGTGCAACTGTACATTTGCAGGGTGGTATCTGAGAcactgtctgtaaggtatgattccgtgaGAATGATTGTGTTAGGCTGTTGTTTGACTcacctgtgagacagctctccaaaTTTGGCACTAACTcctgcagggtcaacagggctgtttctgcagaTGTCTTTTCTGGTGCTTAGGTTAATCCTGGATGATCATCTGGTTAAATTTATTTGAGACTCCGTAGCAaatggtacaactgaatggcttactagaCCAGTTGAGAATcaatttccagtgtctgcagattttcagttcttttggttattattttgtcaaccacattgctgtggttctggagtcaatATGTAaggcagaccaggtgaggatggatgatttcctttcctgaagatcattagtgaaccagatgggattttcctgacaattggcaatggtttcatggtaatcagtagatccttaattccagatatctttttttattgaattcacatgcTATCGTCTGCCATGATGTGATTTGAACCTGAGCCTCCAGGAAATTAcctgagtttctggttaatagtctagtgataaaactgttaggccatcacctccccaaactTCTTAGTACCTTAACTGTATATCCATCTCACCAACCAACTTCTTTACTCACTCACCCattctctcattcattcataacattcacACTGGATATTTATGCTTATATCCCAGGGTTACTGCTGTAAATAGGGAGTGTATCATGTCTTCCCCTGACTCTACTTTGCTCCAAAAGAGACCCCCAAAGGTGGCATTGTTGTGTATTTCTGTGAAGGTTGGATTGGAAGTTCTTTGCAAAAAAGCACAACAgcagcaaaacagaaatttcttaaTGTACTGACAATCTGGCAGTCATTGCTGCTGTTCCTGCTGCTAATGGGAAGCTGTAGGTCTCAATCGGTCTCTTTAGAAAATAGTaaacacctctattcttcctatcaaagtgcatatcCGTATAGTTTcctgcattgtattccatctgctgcttctttgcccactgtcctcgcctgtccaagtcattctacagcctccctgcttcctcaaccctgcctgcccctccacctatctttgttttatctgcaaacttagcaacaatgcatcagtcttttatccaaattattgaCGTTATATATTAACAGTTGTGGtgccaacactgagccctgcagaactccactgtCACCGGCTGCCTTTCTGAAAATGGCCCCTTCATTACTActttctgtcttctgccagtcagccaatcctgtaCCCATGCCAATATCTTGCCTCTAACAtcatgggcttttatcttatttagctACCTCTGGTGTagcaccttgttaaaggccttctgcAAATCAAAatagatcacattcactggctgATCCTTGTCCaactacctcctcaaagaattctaatagatttgtcagacatgatctcaccTTGATggagccatgctgactcagcccctTTTTAACATCCACTTCCAAGTacttctgcaatctcatccttaataatgttcactaaaatcttaccaatgaccgagCTTGGGCTAACTAATCTACAACTTTCTGTCCTcagcctccctcccttcttaaacaggagtgttgcattaaccaattttcaatcctccaggaccctccctgactccaatgattcccGAAAGATCACCAatacctccacaatctcctcagctatcaaTTTCAGAAATTAGAATTCTGGGGTGTAGTCACCAACtacaggtgatttatccaccttcagatctttcagcttccccagcatcttCTCTTTAGTGATGTCGCTTGACTCTTGACCTTCTGGTATGTTGCTCTCTTCCactatgaaaactgatgcaacaTACTTATTCACCACCTCTGCAATTTTTGTGCCCCATTACCACCTCTTCAGCTTCATTTTCTAAGGTCCAGTATTCAGTCATGCCTCTCACTTCTTCTTTTATATatctagcttaccctcatatttcaccATCTTCTCCCTTATTGTTTTTTTGATTATCCTGTGATTTTTAATGGCTTCCCACAAATCTTCACCAcgttgtatgctttttcttttgcttttatgctgtctctgacttcccTCATAAGCCATAGTTGCCTCATCCTCGCCTTAGTGtgcttcttcttccttgggatgaatttctgctgtattTCCTGAATTATCCCAGAAACTCCTACCACTGCTGCTCTACTGTCTTACCTGCTAGTCACCACTTCCAAGCAACTCTGGCtagctcctccctcattcctttgtagccaactttactcaattgtaatattgtgacatctgattccagcttctccctctcaaactgcagggtgaattctatcttGTTATGGTCACTGCCCTCAAGGGTTTCCTCAGTTTAAAGTCTCTAATCAAATATACTTCAACTCACCTAATCAAATCAAGAATTGCCTGTTCCCCTATTGGACTCCACTACTCCAAAAAACATATTCCAGACATTCTACAAATCCTTTTCTTGATATCCACCACCAGCCTGATTTTTCCCAGTCTATCTGCATTTTGAAGTCCCCCATAATTATTGTAAAAGTGCCTTTTTCACATGTTCTTTTttaatctcctgatttatttcctgCCCCACATCCTGATCACTGCTAGGAGACACATAGATAACTCCCACCTGGCTCTTTTTTCCCTTGTGGTTCTtgaactctacccacacagattctacaccttctgaCTTTAAATCGATAGCAAAAGGTGATgtaatttcatttctttctggcaagacaaccccacccccctgaccacatgcctgtccttttgatcaggcatgtatccttggatatttagttcccagccctgatccctgttcagccacgtctctgtgatacccacaacatcatacctggCAATTTCAATCTGTGTTGCAAGCTCATTTACTTTGCTTCATATATTGCGTGCAATTGAGAAAAACAtcttcagtcctgcattgacaGTGCTCCTTCTTACAATTGTACCCTTATCTGTTATGCCTGAAGTTGGTTTCCTGACCATCCATGTACTCTCTGTCCAAAACCTATTTTGGAAACATTAAAAACACTGCTGAGCTGTTGCCCCCTttaattttccacaattttccatgcaattgAAGCCCCACCACATTATTTAATTTAAAGCTCTATCCACAGCCCTAATTATGTGATTTGTCAGGATGACATTTCACAGAAGCATTGAAGGTCTGCTATACTGTGAGTGGAGCTGTCTTTTTGGATACATGGGCCCCTTAAATGGGAATAAAAGtcaaccaaatggccattttggagaaaaataaagaaacattcCTGGTGCTCTGTCCAACATTATCCTTCTTAGTGATTGCCTGAGTCCTTGAAAAGGATAATAcgaatttcaaaaatattttaacagACTCACACTTAATGAGATTTCTCTTTAAGAAGCAtgtttcacatttttattattcTAAAAtaatatgcatttttaaaaagcaatgtaaattaaaaattaaagtaTTGCTGCATCTAATAAAGCGGACTTTTATTGCTCAGAATGTTACCTCTCGTCTCTTCCCGCTCATTTTGCAGTTTCTATTAGTCAAGCACAACAAAATAAGGTGAATGGATCGGTTGGAAGAAGTGCATTGCTTCCGTGTTCATCCAAGTTTATTCCTGACCAATACACCAACTTCAGTTGGTTGAAGAACAATTCATTGCTAATAACAGGAACCATTAGCAATTCTGAAGTCAATGTTCAAGATGAAACTTATCGAAACAGAGTTCAACTTCCAGAAAATTTTTCATCTGGGAATCTCTCACTCCTAATCACTGACCTGAAATTAAAAGATTTTGGAATATACAGGTGTGAGGCATTTAGGAAGAATCAAAGTATCAGATCTGAAGAGACCTTCCTTACTGTAACTAGAGGTAAGATATCGAGTGCTCACagtaaaacaaaaccaaagtttcTAACTCacaatttatttcagttttattgcAAGTGTGAGAATAAAGCAGCATCTTAAAATTTCTAATTGTTAAAgtgaagatgcttccattgaaaTATTATATAataagaaattattttaaaaggagccaTCTGCACACGTACTGGTTTCTTTTATGCTAGAGAAGCAACCTTGGTGCAGATGATTCATGTGGGCTTTGTGATACATTTGAGTTAAATCTTGCACCAGCATTATTGTCATTATTATCATTTTTATTATTGATGAAGGTCTGAGCTATGGATAGGCTAGTGTTGATTTCCTCAGAGCAGCAAAGGTTGACAGGGAACCAGATaaaagtgtataagattatgaagggtatagatagtaTGGATAAGAAGACATTTTTCTGTTAGTAGAAGAACTAGTAATGACGGAGATCGTAGAGTTAAGATAGGAGGTGGAAGACTAAGAGGGGAGTTATGAAGAATTGTTTCCATCCAGAAAGTGGCAGGAGTTGGGAACTCACTTCCTGAAAGAGTGTTGAGTTAGAAACTCtcaaaagcaacatttaaattGTCACTTGTGTTACTAATAGCCTCCAGACTAGGGGTCAAGATCTGAAAAATGGAATTAGTGTTGTCAGATCCTTGTTAACTAgcgtggacacaatgggcaaaatGGCTTCGTTTAGTTTTGTAAGCATCTATGAGCCTATAAGATGGTTGGCATTTGGCAGTTGAGGGAAGCATGTTGTGTGGGGTCAACTTTCCTAGTCGACATTTTTGGCAAACAATTTCATAATTATATAGACCAGTTGAAATGTATCACAGACTCTGTGTTATCACATTATTTGTAGAAACACATCTGTCCAATAAATATATTAACATAGCTTTCTTTCTCAGAAAGAATAGCAAACAGTAGGACAGTTTACAATGCACTATTCGTTGTTGAAAGAAGGGAAAGACCTCCCGTTGATGCAAActagaaagaaaagcagaaattgctggaggaagtcagcaggtcgggcagcatctggggagagaaagcagatttaaagtATTCAATCCAGTTAACCTTCTTCAGAGTagaagttaactctgctttctctctgcagacatgctgagtttttccagcaatttctgcttttgattcatTGATCAAAGTTTTGTGTCTTTTAAAGTTATTAAATACCTCTCTTATTTCAGATGCTGTTTCAAAACCTATTGTCAGAATTCTTCATCCTCAAAACATTACTGATCAAAACACAGTCATATTGAAATGTGAAGTCACACGTGGCTCCTTACCTATCACATACATGTGGCACAGGAAAGCCAATAAAACAGAAAAAgccaagaaaataaaacattatcaACAAACGTTGGAGATCAATCGTACAGTGAAGGAGGGTAGTGGCTTTTTCCACTGTAAAGTCAGCAATAATTTTAGTACAGAGAGGAGCAGCCCAGTGGAAATTCCAATATCTGGTAATCTCCCTTTATTACTATTATCACTGTATATTAACATATTTTCTAGATAAGTGCATTTTATGAACAATTATTTTGTTGTGATTTATTTTCGCAGACTCTGCCACATCCTCAGAGGAAACGACTCTCAGCACACCAAACAATACCAGCACTCCCAGAATTCCATGGCTGGTGGCTGTTGCTACTTCAGCAATGGTCTTATTCATTGTTTCCATAATCTTGATAACAATAAGGATAGTTAAGAAAAAGATGAAAGGTAATATATTTATTACAAATGTTATTAAAATTGTACTATCAATGTAATATATAGACAGATGAGTGCCAGAATTAATACTTCTAATTCCATCTGGTTTAAGATTTTTACCATTTAGTATCCATCAAGGATTCTGTAAGTGACTTTCTGAGAAGTTATtgccatttgcctcagtcactatATTGACTACACTTCAAACAAATAAAAAGTTTGTTGTTCATCACTTTGGGTCGGAAGAAACATTCAAACATatgataaaacaaaaacaattgtggatgctggagacctgaaacaaaaatggaaatgtctggcagcatctgtgcgaAGAAAACtggattaacatttcaaatctggtcagaaatctgaggaagggacaccggacttgaaacattgattctgcttcctctccaccgATGTTGcaagacttgttgagtttctccagcaatttctgttttcagactcatagagtcatagagatatacagcacagaaacagacccatcagtccaaatcatccatgccaaccagatatcctaaataaatctagtcccatttcccagcatttggtccatatcctctgtacacccttcctatttatatacccatccagatgccctttaaatgttgtaaatgtcttcaccacttcctctggcagctcattccatacgcacaaaaccctctgtgtgaaaaacttgtcccttaggtcccttataaatctttctcctctgactttaaacctatgccctctaattttggactcccccaccctggggcaaagaccttttctatttaccctatccaagcctctcatgattttataaacctctcccctcagcctctgacgttccagggaaaatagcccagttTATTAAACctctcctataactcaaaccctccagccctggtaacatcgttgaaaatcttttctgaacccttgtaagtttcacagcatccttcctatagcagagagaccagagtTCCACATGGTATtctaatagtggcctaaccaatgttctgtacagctgcaaaatgacctcccaactcttatactcaaagcactgaccaaacGCCTCCTTCACGATCCTTTCAacctgcgacttcactttcaaggaactatgaaccagcactccaaggtcactttgttcagcaatgctccgcaggaccttaccattaagtgtacatgacctgccctgatttgcctttccaaaatgcagcacctcacatttatctaaattaaactccatctgctacttctcggcccattggcccatctgaccaggatcccactgtactctgaggtaaccttcttcactgtccacaatgcctccaactttagtgtcatctgcaagcttcaatgttcatatccaaatcatttatattaatgataaaAAGCcgtggacccagcatcgatctTTACGTCACACCGCCGGTCACAGGCacccagtctgaaaagcaccccaccacctacaccctctgtcttctacctttgagccagttctgtgtccagatagctagttctccctctatttcGAGTGATCTATTGTTACAAACATATCAACAAGGAGCAGATGGAGGCtgttcagctctttgagcctgttccacatTTAATACGATCAACATTAATCTGTTTGTGTTCCAGGCTTCGCATTCCTGTGAATCCCAAATGACCTTTGAttccttccctctatttatttctgcctcaaaaatattatTGACCACCACCCACCCTGCAACCTTCTGATGGAGTTACACAGcgctctgagagaaaaaaaattgtgagACTGAGGAGTTCTGAATAATTATTCCTTACAGTATTAGTTTATTTTATTTAGGAGTATGAAGGGAACATTCTGGAAACagccagcaggtctgacaggatcgatggaaagagaaaaataattaaagtTCAGGCCTGATTTTATATAGAACTTTGTCTTTGTGGTGTTACAGATTCTGCAAGGCTTGCTGAGTGTTTCAAACATTTTCCATTCTCATTTCAGATTCTCAGTTTGTGTcctattttatttttgtgttgttgTTCCAATTTCTCAGCAGAGTGGAAATGTTACTCTTGCTGGCAAAGCAGAATTGAAGTCACGTGAATAATGTTTCTTCCTATAAAATTCATTGTACTGGAAAATAAAAAGGCAGCAAGAAAGATCTATCCATGGCTTATTACAAAGTTAAGAATAACATTAGATTACAGAGGAAGTTTATAATATTGCAAAGCAAGCTTGAGAATTTATATTGTTATAGAAATTTgtaaaaagtgaataaaaatggGGCAAGATAGCATAAAAGAGTAAATTTACCAGAAATATAAACCCAGATTGTCAGAGGTTTTCAAATATACAAAAAGGAGAAAAGTAGGTAAAATACATTGTCTTACAGGCAATTACAGTTCGGGGAATGAGCAAATGTCAGAGgtattgaacagatattttgtgcAGACATGTTACAAGTAGAGGGTAATTAATGAGGTAACAAGAGTTAAGGGCTTTTGTGCTATTGAGCAGAAAATTTGTACTGGAGAAGCTTAAGGGACTAAAGACCAATGATTTACATCCTTGGAGGTAGCtgagagatagtggatgcactgatTTTGGTTTTCTAATATTCCCTATGTTCTATAAGAATCCCTATATTCAAGATTAGATGCAATGGGCTCAAAGTCAGCAAATACAACACTATTAttcaaaaacaaacaggaaaacagaaaacaggagctacaggccagttagccacATATAAATTTGTTAACATGAAACTACATATTCATCTCAATTCTGAATAGAAGTAATAATATTTAGAGCTATTTGTTCATGAGTTGTGGGCATTATTAGCAATTTCCTAGCCTACCAGCTGGAAAatttggtggtgagctgtttcttTGAATTGCTGCAGGCAGTGATGCAGGGACATCCATAGTCCttttaggaaaggagttccaggaatttgaccccaTAACATCGAAGGGAAGGTGATCGAGTTTcaagttgggatggtgtgtgCCTTAGACAAGAACAAGACAAGTAGTTCAAAAAATTCAAGGAATAGGCTAAATAGAATACTGTTCTTTTCATTTAGATTCTTAACTCCTAAAATCTGAAAGTGATCAGATTTCTTTGATCATATCTAAAAATGATGTATTAATGTTTGCATATGAATGAACAGCATAGTGTATTTTACCCAGAAACTAAAGCGCCACTTTTAATCTCAGATTTGCAATGCCCTTTCGTCTTATGAATGTAGCTCTTTATCTTAATCCATTTGTCAAAGTCACCTCAAGCCTTTTGTTTAATCATTTATGAAATGTGATGTGACAATATCACAtttgggacctgtacaagaaggacgggttgcatctgaactgcaaggggaccaatgtcctgggtggaaggtttgctcgagtagttcgagagggtttaaactagtatggcaggggggtgggaacctgagctgtataccggaggtgagagttgatgcaggtgaggcagtagcaagaggcagaccagctagtgggaaggattttcctgggaaggaac
This genomic window contains:
- the LOC125453541 gene encoding carcinoembryonic antigen-related cell adhesion molecule 15-like isoform X2; this translates as MAVEVSRNQLTTWLFIVIVSISQAQQNKVNGSVGRSALLPCSSKFIPDQYTNFSWLKNNSLLITGTISNSEVNVQDETYRNRVQLPENFSSGNLSLLITDLKLKDFGIYRCEAFRKNQSIRSEETFLTVTRDAVSKPIVRILHPQNITDQNTVILKCEVTRGSLPITYMWHRKANKTEKAKKIKHYQQTLEINRTVKEGSGFFHCKVSNNFSTERSSPVEIPISDSATSSEETTLSTPNNTSTPRIPWLVAVATSAMVLFIVSIILITIRIVKKKMKGIGTPRILERK
- the LOC125453541 gene encoding CD276 antigen homolog isoform X1, translated to MAVEVSRNQLTTWLFIVIVSISQAQQNKVNGSVGRSALLPCSSKFIPDQYTNFSWLKNNSLLITGTISNSEVNVQDETYRNRVQLPENFSSGNLSLLITDLKLKDFGIYRCEAFRKNQSIRSEETFLTVTRDAVSKPIVRILHPQNITDQNTVILKCEVTRGSLPITYMWHRKANKTEKAKKIKHYQQTLEINRTVKEGSGFFHCKVSNNFSTERSSPVEIPISDSATSSEETTLSTPNNTSTPRIPWLVAVATSAMVLFIVSIILITIRIVKKKMKERQQRSSIFLVENQKDIAVQTDEEELELHEFWKENNDVTYATIDHTRRLSRPPAKARNKSNQFTETASVTHQPYMNCHVIY